The Phyllopteryx taeniolatus isolate TA_2022b chromosome 17, UOR_Ptae_1.2, whole genome shotgun sequence genome window below encodes:
- the LOC133467280 gene encoding glutaredoxin domain-containing cysteine-rich protein 2 — protein sequence MEEPQRKKSQRHEGTKPRKVRFKLASSYSGRVLKHVYEDGQELDSPEEKYPHSFLPHGKITPSHLEMEQLCGFEEPLSTQQGVEPPAGLIAQRINVYRGMGNYKAAVGQTNQTDGDTKSSVLDFGKIIIYTSNLRIVRAPARKAEASRHGAAPPVAPEGNPQAREQGSRRRAKVPGTQEDERKLTTHTQEMGGCQLCGGSGCTPCSLCHGSKLSMLANRFNESISELRCQACYPHGLERCQACAGKSRFLPTARARRGWEPASQ from the exons ATGGAGGAACCCCAGAGAAAAAAGAGTCAGCGACATGAAGGCACCAAGCCCAGAAAG GTCAGGTTCAAACTGGCGTCGTCCTACAGCGGCCGGGTCCTGAAGCACGTGTACGAGGACGGGCAGGAGCTGGACAGCCCCGAGGAGAAGTACCCTcacagcttcctcccacacgGCAAGATAACACCAAGCCACCTGGAGATGGAACAGCTGTGCGGTTTCGAGGAGCCTCTGTCGACGCAGCAGG GTGTCGAGCCTCCAGCAGGACTCATTGCCCAGAGAATCAACGTATACAGAGGAATGGGAAACTACAAGGCAGCTGTGGGCCAGACCAACCAAACAGATGGAGACACTAAA TCGTCAGTGTTGGACTTTGGAAAGATCATCATCTACACCAGCAACCTGCGCATCGTACGAGCGCCGGCGAGGAAAGCCGAGGCGTCGCGCCACGGTGCGGCGCCCCCTGTGGCCCCGGAGGGAAACCCACAGGCCCGTGAGCAGGGCAGCAGGAGGCGAGCGAAGGTCCCGGGTACACAGGAGGATGAGCGTAAACTGACGACACACACGCAG GAGATGGGCGGCTGCCAGCTCTGCGGCGGCTCGGGCTGCACGCCGTGCTCGCTGTGTCACGGCAGCAAGCTGTCCATGCTGGCCAACCGCTTCAACGAGTCCATCAGCGAGCTGCGCTGCCAGGCCTGCTACCCTCACGGCCTGGAGAGGTGCCAGGCTTGTGCCGGCAAATCGCGATTTTTGCCCACCGCTCGTGCCCGGCGTGGATGGGAGCCAGCCAGCCAGTGA